The stretch of DNA ataattttacagTGGTTTTTATGCCATAAGGTTTTTCCACATTTTTTCTTTTAGCCTTGTTACTACTCCACACACATGAAGCTCAATAATTCTTCTAATTCCAGCCACAGTCAGTCTGTTTTAATTCGGCCTTGAGTCTCTTGATGGGGCCTCGTTATATTGCCATAACTAGAACAAGTTAAAACTATTAGAAAAGTAAAGGGTATattgaataagtaaaaaataaaacacaattatgttttgtttgtttcgtAAATGGTAATATTAGTTCGTGTCGCATATCACGTCATTGTTTATGTTTCAAACTTTCAAGTGTTAAAGTATTAgagattttcaaataaagaaagatatttatgaaataactaataattatcgTACCTTTCCATGAATTCCAATAAAGCTGCAAATTCTTCTGGGCTTGCTTAAGATTTATATTCCATTCTATAAAAGTTATCACACCATTTAAGGTATCTTTTATCCTTAAGCAggataataacataaaatttcgAGTCACAGTAATGTTAAATTACGTTCCGCAATAGAATATTGTCATAAAGGAATTACTAATTACATGCAcccatatacatacatacttcatttacttattattttatcacaaattcttccaaatttcaaattaaaacaagagTTTATCTTGCGTATAAACTATAAAGTTTACAAATGCAACTTTGATGTTAATTTGACGTTAGTAAGAACGCTAACCATAGACTAAAGTGTAGGTTTTTTCTAAGTTCATTGTAGAATGAGCGATCGACTCAGTCGTGTCAATTTGGCTAGCAACTTATCGTTTTCTATAATCGCTTACGCCGAAGCGTTAACGATTGTAGAAAGAGATTCGATATGAAACGAATGTAACTTGGCTAGGCCCTCAGGTGCAATACCAGCGCCGTACCGAGCAAAAGTGGTTTCATGGATAAATTAAAATCCTTCTAATCTCAACTTCACCAAGCTaactattcaaatcaaaataaatgaagtGTAAGTATTTAAAGTCAatcttaagataaaatatttttggaaagtaACATGCTGGAAAGTAGCCGCAGCggagaagaaacggcaaaaaatttacattttcaatttcaaattcaattttatttaataataattatattcgtattCAAAATTATCCTTAATTAGTCCTTAGTTTCTTTTAGTTCTCTGTTGGAGAACCAAACCTAAATTTAGGCGTCATCATCAATGTGTTCCTGTTTAGACAAGTGTGAATCTAAACAAAATACATTCACTATTTTCTCATCCTTAAAATCAGTTGCTTGGACAATCCATATCAGAAAAAAGATAAAACGTGGGAGCAACGGCATGTTTTCAACGCCACAGGAGTTTATCACTACCACTAAGGCTTCTACCAACACAATGCATATCGTCACCAAAAACaacaagtattttaaaacagaacCTCTTGATCTACAGCCTTATGAAATCATTACCAGATTTGAGCGTGTGAAACATCGAGGGAAATCTTGTTATACAATTTCATGTGAGCATTATTTTGtgcataatacatatataaaagttattgtacttataatataatatgcacaGCATCCTCGAATAAGGTTAAGAAAGTTACTTTGGAGACCAGCAGGACAGACAGAGTCGGAGCGATGGAAAAACTTGCTACTTACAAAAAGTTGATAAATCTTCCGGATAAATTTCCGAACGATATCATAAAAGAAAGTTGCATATTGTGATAATTGGGTCTACATTATGAAAAGCTTAGAAGATCAAGTAATGATTAGcagagtaattaaaaataagttagacTAAGTCTCGATTCCAACACGAGCGCCTGAAACGATTTTGTTTCAGTGTTCTGTTCAGATGAACCATCACCACCACagattggcgctgtaagaaatgttaactattccttaaatcaaaAATCAGGCACCACCAATCATTCAAACGTTTCAAAGTATGACACAATAGTAAAACACATTGTTGatttgcggtagaatatttgatgaataaatattaactacgcGGAaggactttttttttgttttacgaggagaaAAGGCATTTACTCCTCCCGCCCGgtcgggggaccgggacgggtatgtgggactcaaccggGGCTATAAGGGCCCCGTGACAGGgctgaaggccctgtcctacccactaaaaccatcctcggatttccaccatgccgccgagtggtaaggcaacgggatcgcccagGGCATGCAACCGAGACCCCACACAATCGAGACAATCGTAGAAAGCGCGCCTAGTGCGTGCCTTCCTCCTCATCCTCCATGTGCTCATGTGATGAACTCCCCCGAGTcagccactggaggctgggtgTCAACGAAGCTGACGCCCTGCGGCGGGAAGATGGTAGGCTCCGCCTCTGACCGCCGGTGTAATACACCTGGGAGACTCGGATAGCGAGCCCTCCCACTCCTTCCTAGCCAACGAGGCCACATACATGGTCCTCCCTGAGGCCAACCAGGAACGTACCAggagtcttagccgtggccgacgagcaagctcaagcctgCCCTGTTGCCCAGAGTGCCACCACGAGGAGGTGATTGACATGCACCCCGAAACTACGTGGAAGAcctgtacaaagccctaccacgattttttttattattatttagtttatgaaTGTATTCGATGCTCGATTAATATTCGTCTTGGATtaacctttaattaaatatacaatgatGGAGTGTTGATATGTAAACGgagttaaatttgtttttccTATACTACTACAAAATATTGACTGTTGTTTCGtgttcgaataaaaaaaatatctgtttgtCCTGCGTTACCCTTTTTCATTCAATGTAAAAATAGTttactttttaactttttatttaaacagagaaaattaaaaaaaaaacacattaaaaaaacgaTCGAACGATTAGGAACAGTTAAAGAATAAATTGGAATCGAAAAGAATAAAATTCAGTAATCACAAATGTCACGAATGTCATTTATGACATTGACATGTTCTAATCGATTGAGACATATCACACAAGcaaacaatataaacaaatcttattCACCAACCAATTCAAGTACTGTATGCAATTTGTTCAAAATTCAGCTATATTGTgtgtaactaataaaataatttatttttatttataatataacactattGCACTTAACTACTtttttctactttaatttttcGTGCAAATCATCATCAATGATAGTTTAATCGCGCTCTTGACCAATGAAATCGCATTattttgctgtcaaatgtttatttggcttttttcttCTTATGGTTACAATAGTAAATATCATATGATagttattttagatattttcatATACTGGAACAAAACTTTCTCCTACGCTGCTCAAAGTTAAGGCGAGATCATTAAattttgtgaataaaaaatattccattttttattcttataattcgAAGAACTGATAAAAttcacaattaattatatatattccaaaaaacgctcttttaataattattatatatttaaattcctCATAATTGATGCAAAATATGATAGATTTAGAAAAAGGTAAAAGAACATTCTTTCAgcttttacaatatataatattatctattatgaTGTTATCTAATAATAACATTCTGTATCTGTCTTTTAGAGTATTGAATCAtagacaatttttaaattaacttgagGTCATATTAATACACTTTTAAATAGCAACATTTCAATTAATCAATCATTCAGAAAATCGTTCATTCATCATTCCATCAATTCATTTTTCCCGATTTGCGAATAGCATGTAATGAATGTGAGAAAATCACATTTTTTCACATGAATAAGTCATAAATcacttttaaacatattaatttgttcCGCGTTTAATCTAGAAGTAATGGCTGGAAACGAGGAACTAACCGGCCCTGTGCCTCAAGATCTAGAAGCAGCAGAGAAGCTGAAAAATGAAgctaatgaatattttaaacgtgAGTTTTCCAAATCAATAACGTGAATTAAAACGTTACATATACACAATCAACCTACGTCCACATGATAATTAACTGAAAAGACAAtcggtttaaatttttttacttcgaaatcataattaatattaatcataaccTTCGTTACAGGGCAAAACTACAACCGTGCTATTGAATTGTATACTCAAGCAATCGAGAAGAATCCGACAAGCGCTGTTTACTACGCCAATAGGAGTATATCTAATTTAAGATTAGAAAACTTTGGATACGCACTCAATGATGCATCCAAAGCTATAGAATTAGATAAGCTATACACCAAAGCATATTACAGACGAGCGGCGGCATACATGGCCTTAGGAAAATACAAATTCGCGCTTAAAGACTTTGAATATGTaagtataaagtttttatttaaaactaaactgCAAGCGAAAATGGTTATAGTTTAAAACTGCACAtgctagaaaatattttatttttttgagttATTGCATTGCATTTAAACTTATAACAACTTTCGTTTCTTAGACACAGTAAGAACATTAAACTTAAGAGTAATTGCTAAACTTGAAACAATATCAATTTCAAAACCTCAAATgcaattataaatcaattaaaagttGCATAATatgttgatttatatttatcaatccagcaaataaaattaaatgttatacttttgtatactttattatattaatatacaacttAATAATCATTGGATTTTGAGAATCACTGACAATAATATCtaacattaaaacataaattaaatctgttaaataaattaaatgttcccTGATTATTTGAAAGACCAACTGCTAACCGtccattgaaatatatataaattattaaaaccatgCATaaactatatatctatatgtcagctatatttatattaataaactaaaatcttCTAGACCatcattatgtatatgtattacaataatcattataatgCTCATTTATATAAATCCTAAGCTATCTTGTTACTTGATAACACATTCGCTACAATTCTACATAATAACCCATTCTTATTTCGGGCCCAGTTTGAGCAGTACAAGTATTAGTTGTAAACATCTCATGGTTTTGTTGTGTTAATTGATCTTAAGTATGGTTCAATAATACAtgatctataatatatatgaataataaatataatatatatgtatgggtGTAATGTAACTACAGTTGGTAGATTCTAATCAAATCAGAATATACAATATTCATGGACATCCTTGCAAGCACtcagaattataattaaagctaTTGTCATTTCTCAATGTAatttctaccgagaagacccTTCAGCAAAATCTGTAGATACACTTTTAATACTTAATAGATTCTTCTTATATAGATGTCTTAATGTCTGCATATTTCATTCCAACATTCCATGACAGCCCTGTCAAGTAACTAGGATAAATGATCTTCAGTATTTTCATGAAATAGATTTCAGCTTGTATCATAAGAAGTTATAGTCATCATCATGTAACTAATATATGAAGTATTTTAATGACTAATGTACATCTGATGTTTATGTCTGTGCTAATATTTTGTCCAAATAATGTATGtcaatatcaaataaatgaaaacattcattgtgaaatacagattattttatgtatatcttaCATAATCAAAACATAGCGGTGATATATGtgttttaatctgtatttcaaATGTCACAGCAATTTGTtgaatggaaataaaaaataattgattgcaAGTCGAACAAAATGGATACATTAATAACCTTATCATTgaaagaaatacatttatatatacatatttaccaaTTTTTATGAGGATCGGTCaaatactttgaaataataCAGACACATAtacattcaaacatttttacattttttatgaaatatataaaagatatctATATATGTTGTCCATTAATGTGTTCTGGTTTAAGAAAAAAGGCAATTAATAGTACACATAAAAAGAAACTTAGACATAGTAATAAGAAATAGGAAATTGTTGATTCATAGAGTATCAACAGGCAAAGgtcattcataaattatttgcctttctaatataataatataaataaaaaatgacaatcTTATTATAGTAGGTGTTAATTAGATTTACAAGATAACTAGAGATTATGATAATTTTGCTTGCGAGTGTGACATAGTCTGTATATTTTagttgtatgttttatattaaaacatgcTTAAGCTTAAAAGAATTTAAACTTTATCAAAATTGCCTTTATAAGTAGTAACATATTCTATTAAAACCTACACTATTAAATAGTGTAGGTTcagaatgtataatatatacattcataAATATAGAGTTATattcatgtttaatattttatattaacatcagaaatattaaactagcaacatttatttttctctttgaTTCTAACTAtagatattgaaaatatatatcttatgtaAACAAGTcaattttaatctataattgATATGATTGACTTGATTTAAGAAACTGCAATTATTAATAGTCCTAATTTAGTATTGACTATCGGCCTTACTTATCAACATTGTATAGCAGGTGCattgttaaatgttaatatcTCCCTTACAATCATAATTGATTCAACATATGAAagaataagacaaaaaaatatttaatttataaacccCTTCAAGAGTATTTATATTCTAAAGCCATGAATTccttaataaaatcatataagtgcttgatattttaattctattacATTTTTCTAACCcatgctgaatttgtgtttctCTCCTAAGAtacgtaaatttattatattatgtagtttatGTTCAAACTttgcataatttttttgttcatacttctgataaagtatttttcaaaaaatatgtttatattattgataatattaataatatggttGTCGTaagagtaatattataataaccttcataaaatgtattagttatcgcccgcggttttgctcgctTTTTATTGGTTGATTGACAGGTATTAGGGTTATAAGTGTAGCTTATGTCCTTCTTTGCAGCTCAAGCTTGCTTTACGTACTTAAGCAACAGACAAAAAGacaagagttacttttgcattcataatattagtgtacagtcggggtaagaaaaggttcgtcatcttaagatctattttcgtgtgctcggtatgagcgataatctgctttaccgatcgagaatgacattgcgtcgcaattatttgacgtttagatgcataaggtactaagagcttaagacttaataaaggaattaatttgaaaagtgacgaaggttttcctactctgactgtacaatacaCCCATCTTATTGTCTCCTCTGGTTCATATTTCGCCAAGATATTACTGGTAGCAGAACGCTaacaatcattattaattaaattatatcatgcAGCTATTAAACCATTGGCTTACAGTTACATTTGTGTAATGTTCTGTTGTTaataaatagcttttttttatttatggaacaaTAATTCTAGATTCAAATGATAAATGACTGCTCGAAAATTATAAGCATAGGATtgtttgactattttttttataataggcaTATTTTTAATGCACTGATCAGCAATCACCAAGCAAATGTCCAAAGATTTtggttaaagtaaaaaataaaaaaaatctgatgcCAATAGTTGTCAATTGTATAGATGTGCCTTATAATAGTGTATTGATTGAATTTAGTATCGTCTAGCAACTTTCGATTTAATTTCACATTGGTGTAttctaaattgaaatataacatGAGAATAGAGTTTACAGATATTCCAAATTAATCTGTTGcatgtaaaaaaattacttatattttttaagcgagacgatgattttattatacgttCGGATACTTGAcctcgaataaataaaaacaaaaatcattaaGCCTGTCAGCGTGTTGGGTTTTaagacataataaaattattagactaaaattattttatacgtcGATAACTCAATTTTGATCATTTCAGGTAACCAAAGTTCGGCCTAACGATCTTGATGCGAAAATGAAATACAACGAATGCAATAAAATAGTTAAGAAAATTGCATTCGAGAAAGCCATCTCTGTGGATCAGAAGGGAGTGAATATCGCAGATACTATCAACCTAGATGCTATGAGTAAGTATCTTTACACTATTTTTGGAAGGacttaaacttaaaattaactGAAAAATCATCAATTTAGACTTTTGATAGCAACATGTTTTCCTGGGGCATCACAACTGGGGCCATAACGCTGATTCAACAGGGCCATTCGCAGCGGTCTGTAGCTCTGCAGCTGGGTTTTTCACAGCGAGCAATCCAGAATGCTTGGATTAGGATTCAAGTGAGGGAGAGTTACCAGAAGACCAGGATCAGGCAAGAGTCGAGCAACCACAGCACAGGAAGACCGCTACATACGGTTAACTGCGCGCAAAGAGCGAGTCGTCACCGCCCGCTCCTCACAAAACCGCTTGCGCCAAGCGACGGGCACCCGCGTGAGTGACCAAACGATTAGGAATCGGTTGCATGAAGACCAACAGCTCTCTAGACGACGAGTAGTGCGAATTCCACTGACATCCACGCATCGTGCAAGGCGATTAACGTTCGCGAGACAGCACTAGGCCTGGAACATCTATGACTGGAGCAAGGTATTGTTCACAGATGAATCCAAAGtgaattttttttgtgatgATCGTCGCATTAGAGTTTGGAGAAGAGAAGGAGAGCGATTTTCCGATGCTTGCATCCACGAAAGTGACAGATTCGGGGGTCCTAAAGTAATGGTGTGGGGCGGAATCTCACTATCAGGTGGAACCGAGCTCGTAATTCTGAACGAAGGCACGGTAACGGCTCAACGGTACATTAAGCAGGTCATAAGACCCCACGTGGTGACATTTACACAAAGAATTGGTGCAGGATACCAATTAATGCATGAAAATCCCCGCTCTCATACATCTACTCATAGAGCTACTGTCGAGCAGTAGAAGAAGCTGGTGTACGGGTGCTGCCGTGGCCCGCCAGTAGCCCGGACCTTAACCCTATTGCGCACATGTGGGATGTGTTAAAAAGAAGCGTTCGTGACACAAATCAACCGGTAACTAACTAACGACAGCTCATCAACGTGCTAAAGACAAGCTGGGACCAAATCCCACAGGAGACAATACGACACCTGGTGGAGAGTATACCTTCGAGGCTTGAATAATGTCTTCGAAAAAGGGGAGGACAAACACGTTActgaaaaaattaacatttcaacaaatcttcagtttttttttgtaaattagacATTTTTTTCACATTGTGTAATTTAGGTTAAAAAGTcgatttttctaaaaaaaaaaagaaagtgatGCTAATTTTAGaggaaaaaaacaatatctgctgctctttaaattaaaaatttattaaataatttaatctaatcaTTTGCATATCCCTAAaccccatattttttttaatccactACAAAAACATGGTGGcccttattttgttttgactagtatatatatataatattgataaagtagaaaaaaatagGAAAAGTTTGACAACTTTCTTCCTTAATTACATATCCACATCATAGTGagatgcattttttatttcaaatttcagcAATTGAAGATGAATACGAGGGTCCAAGCCTCGAGGACGGTAAAGTTACACTGAAATTCATCACTGAGCTCATGGAATACTACAAGGAGCAGAAGAAACTTCACAAGAAATATGCTTACAAAGTAAGAATAATAATCTTTTCTTCTCTATTATAATCTCCATATGCCTCCTGagggtgttatttttttaatatgtccgCATATTTCGGATAGTAACTATcttaattttagtatttctgATAAAAAACAAGTTCCGATGTGATGTGTGTGATGTGATCTGATCTTAAAAGAGTAGTTCTGCCCAAGTCCCATCATTAATAGGCCTTAAAGTAACAACCAGTAGATTTCCTTGTGTCAATGTCGGCTTAAGGAGAAAGTTTAAAGCGTATACCTCTCTGCTACACTAAACTTGGCATAGTTAGCAGtattcctcacaatgtttctCAAGTGTGCACGAGATGTTAAACCATATGGGAATTCAGTGGACCTTACCTTGGTCCTTATCACAAGGCCGTCCTGAATCTGATCGATGAAATTTTTTCTGATAAAGAATGAAAGGAGTTTATATCAgcagtttcataaaaaaatatctttgatgTCTTATAGTACTCCATCTCGTCtccatataaatgttttataactaaatattaacACACACAATGTTTTTCAGATCCTCATCGACGTGAAAGCATACTTCCAGAAGCAGCCATCCTTAGTTGACATAAAGGTGCCGGACGATAAGAAGTTCACAGTCTGCGGAGACATACACGGCCAGTTCTATGACTTGATGAATATTTTCAAGCTGAACGGCCTTCCATCAGATACGAATCCTTATCTGTTTAATGGTGACTTCGTGGACCGAGGCTCCTTCAGTGTGGAGTGCATCTTCACGCTATTCAGCTTCAAGTTGCTCTACCCCGACCACTTCTATATGTCTCGAGGTAAGTTATGTGTGGTGGTGTCTTCTTGACTGGTTAATGCTTTGGACACATAATATAAGTAGTCGCCAGCGTTTaccctcgcgttttagggtattcgCTGTCATGTGTCAGGTAGTAAAGTCAAAAAGTAGCGAAAAAttatgcgttaaattgcaataatatttcacaatgtttcgacagtttacaatctgactagatagattgtaatctaacgaattttgtaatcttacggtgacatatacagggttattggtatggtaactcgacgtatatccgctaAGAGGTGATAGAGgagactatttgcaataattttaacccccatatgtataatccaaaagtaaaccatttttgagttgtCTCTCTTGTAGatgcaactttaaaaaaattatttaaaaaaagtatcatataATCTGCTCCATAGGGTGTAAAACGGACGTTAGgagtttgtgttttattaatttcgcgCCAATAAAGCAAGTTCAgctaataacttataaataaatcacaattgtTCATGTAAGTATactacgacacaatttagatgtagcatcggcaaaattcttaaaaattatcatatccaaattaagtacgctaccccaaattactaatatttatttcttatgtgaatatgatctttacacaaacgtaatagcttgtaatatcatatgacttaatatattcgtcattttgacacgtcgattaacatgcacttgttttttctcgggttgaaattacatgagaatctatagcgacgaatagcgtcgaatggcgcgatagggagctatttctattggttgtataaatcaacagtaatcggttttattgaatttgccaatgctacatctaagttgtttcgtactatactatttttagtttggaattattattcaataatttaaagaattcaTCGCGAATTTTCTcacaatattgaataaagcattAAGAATGAACCCATTGTTTGTGTTTCAATTGTAGAAGTGGATATGTTCgtgatttaaattgaaacaaattataaaataataattatgtcgtaaatttattcattcaagTGCAAAAGGTCGTATGTAAAAGAGTCTTGGGACTCCCAGTTGGAATGAAATGACTTTcgctatatatgtattattcattaaataacatataataattaaacaacaatatatttatccCAAATCCCgtgtcaattaaaataataataaaaagtaagttCCTATAATGTTATCTACAGTTCATCTAAAGTggcgatataattttaaaggaatacgaactaattttttttaatagttttatttatggaatagcttggcggacgagcatatgggcgacctgatggtaagtggtcacccatagacaatgacgctgtaagaaatattaactattctttgcatcgtcaatgcgccaccaaccttgggaacgaagatgctatgtcccttgtgcctgtagttacagtggctcactcacccttcaaaccggaacacaacaatactgcggactgttgtttaacggtataatatctgaaataaatagaaggggggggggggtgtttcTCATAATATTAGcacacaattataattacatacactTACTTTATAATTGCacacatttataacaattaaagcGGCTAGTCTGCGCTGGAACTCTGTCGAAGGATTAGCGAGAGCACATGTGCTTACGCAAAACTCTGAGCATTGCAATAATATCTACTGTGTTGGCTCGAATTGACAGTTGACAATTAGTACGAACGTGACAATTGAAGACTTACGGTGACATATGTATGAAAGCGAAATATCACGAATTTacgaataaattatgtaaagattattattaatattattaatgtatgcaTTTTTGTTCCAGGTAACCACGAGACTCGAGATATGAACCGCGTCTACGGTTTCCGGGGCGAGGTGACATCGAAATACACATCCCAGATGGCAGATCTATTCACGGAACTGTACAATTGGCTGCCGTTAGCGCATTGCATCAACAACAGGGTACTGGTGATGCATGGCGGGCTCTTCTCCAAAGACGACGTCACACTGGACGATATCAGAAATGTGGATAGGAACAAACAGCCACCGGAAGATGGTAAGacttgcgttttttttttttgcgccCTTACTCCGGTCGTAGAGTAAAAGGAATTTCGGTCAGTTACCTTAACTGACTCTTTACGTACTCAACTATACAAAACGTTATCAACGGAGCAGAAATGAGATAGGGAACGTAATACTCACTAAACTAAAAACAAAGCCCCCCCCCTcccaaacacacacacacacacacacacacacacacacacacacacacacacacacactggcGAGCTCTCAAGTAGGGGAAGGTCACAGCCTGAAAATAAACAATCTCAGATGATAATGAAAATACcagcacgaaattaattataaacacgaattttcagtgttgcttgcctgggtttgaacccgctatcatcggttaagatgcacgcgttctaaccactgggccatatcggctctcAAATGAAAACTAATATTGATATCAaatgtaaatttcattttataatatagtggATTCTATAACACCagattcaatgaaattttgtaaCTTTCAGGTATAATGTGTGAACTGCTCTGGTCCGACCCGCAACCCATGGCGGGAAGGTCGCCTTCAAAGCGAGGCGTGGGATGCCAGTTCGGTCCTGACGTCACAGCTGCCTTCCTGCAGAAGAACGGCCTCGACTACATCATAAGGAGCCACGAGGTCAAGAACGATGGATATGAAGTTGCTCACGACGGGAAGTGCATCACTGTATTCTCAGCACCAAACTATTGGTAAGATGATTAAGAtcttgtattgttgtatttacaTAGtgctagcgatccgccccggttCCGCCTCATCTTGAGTTAAATAGTAATTCCAATCCTCTGGACGAAACGACCCAGCCTTCCTGTCTTAGTGGAGgtaataaggcgaggtgttttACTTtgaatgaagctttttgcactagTACTCCAAGGGTTGTTTCAGCGTTTGTTCATGTGTTCATTAATCAATCGTtatcttctttttattttgttaatttatcaggtttttacaatgtatttttattattattggtatatGACATATGTATTGTATGTAAGTTTACATATATTAGACATAGTTGTTTTTGTGTATTCTATTGTGTATtgcagtataatatttattcgcaatttaaaataattgttctgCTTTAACATTTATTGTACAACTAATAGCCGCcgattgtcatatgttaggcaaaaaaagtagcctatgtcaattcttggagttcaagtttgcttaataccaaatttcatcaaattcggttcagcggtttggtcgtgaaagtcagacagttacattcacat from Vanessa cardui chromosome 20, ilVanCard2.1, whole genome shotgun sequence encodes:
- the LOC124538329 gene encoding serine/threonine-protein phosphatase 5, which translates into the protein MAGNEELTGPVPQDLEAAEKLKNEANEYFKRQNYNRAIELYTQAIEKNPTSAVYYANRSISNLRLENFGYALNDASKAIELDKLYTKAYYRRAAAYMALGKYKFALKDFEYVTKVRPNDLDAKMKYNECNKIVKKIAFEKAISVDQKGVNIADTINLDAMTIEDEYEGPSLEDGKVTLKFITELMEYYKEQKKLHKKYAYKILIDVKAYFQKQPSLVDIKVPDDKKFTVCGDIHGQFYDLMNIFKLNGLPSDTNPYLFNGDFVDRGSFSVECIFTLFSFKLLYPDHFYMSRGNHETRDMNRVYGFRGEVTSKYTSQMADLFTELYNWLPLAHCINNRVLVMHGGLFSKDDVTLDDIRNVDRNKQPPEDGIMCELLWSDPQPMAGRSPSKRGVGCQFGPDVTAAFLQKNGLDYIIRSHEVKNDGYEVAHDGKCITVFSAPNYCDTMGNLGAFITMNGKELKPKFTSYEAVPHPDVKPMTYAHSMLSMFYQ